The Medicago truncatula cultivar Jemalong A17 chromosome 4, MtrunA17r5.0-ANR, whole genome shotgun sequence genome includes a region encoding these proteins:
- the LOC25492933 gene encoding putative F-box protein At1g58310, translated as MNKSNCIERLTVQIYRATVDTDRVSSRIASAVKHKVQNLNLTLGHENNKFMLPHSFSAFESLNELCLGLMFTLHIPSELEWYNCYWENIKQISVAISTLRKLRIKFEHFSVRYDHDMKLQIDAVNLLSLSCRCNPTIEFIPVNLTSVVDASIDLGGLFPPYDLYAAQCVVELLSGLSNVKSLKLSAATLQCFYPRKDTLNLLSTFYNLTHLGVFSSHPENTSEVLMDILRKTPKLEVLEIPGVVHNYLGGEDLMLNSVPCCFKSSLNRLCIFNFYGDEYEIKFLTFMLKNCQYLGDIKIHSSRHLTADAEKLDDVRNQLEDLGPESCVI; from the exons atgAACAAATCTAATTGCATAGAAAGGCTCACTGTTCAAATATATAGAGCTACTGTTGATACTGACAGAGTTAGTTCTAGAATAGCTTCTGCTGTGAAGCACAAAGTACAAAATCTTAACCTTACACTAGGTCATGAAAATAATAAGTTTATGTTACCACACAGTTTCTCAGCTTTTGAATCATTGAATGAACTTTGCTTAGGACTTATGTTTACTCTACATATTCCTAGTG AGTTGGAATGGTACAATTGTTATTGGGAGAACATAAAGCAGATCAGTGTTGCAATTTCCACATTACGGAAGTTGAGAATCAAATTTGAGCATTTTAGTGTTCGTTATGATCATGATATGAAACTGCAGATTGATGCTGTTAATCTTTTATCGTTAAGTTGCAGATGCAATCCAACAATAGAATTTATCCCTGTTAACCTTACCTCCGTAGTTGATGCATCTATTGATCTTGGGGGTCTCTTTCCACCTTATGATCTTTATGCTGCTCAATGTGTAGTTGAGCTACTGAGTGGACTTAGTAATGTCAAGTCTCTCAAACTATCTGCTGCTACTCTTCAG TGTTTTTACCCTAGAAAGGATACTCTTAATCTCCTTTCAACATTTTACAATTTGACACATCTTGGTGTGTTTTCTTCGCATCCCGAGAACACTAGTGAAGTACTAATGGACATTCTCCGAAAGACTCCTAAACTGGAAGTTCTTGAGATTCCTGGGGTG GTACATAACTACTTGGGTGGTGAAGATTTGATGTTGAATTCAGTGCCTTGCTGTTTCAAATCTTCTCTCAATCGACTatgcattttcaatttttatggaGATGAATATGAAATCAAGTTCCTTACGTTTATGCTAAAAAATTGCCAGTATTTAGGGGACATCAAGATACACAGTTCGAGACATTTAACAGCTGATGCAGAAAAGTTGGATGATGTCCGGAACCAATTGGAAGATTTAGGCCCAGAAAGTTGTGTcatctga
- the LOC11446144 gene encoding cyclin-D4-2: protein MEPSFDCVASLLCTEEDSSVFDDVEYGGSMEDYEDLWHPRNEQRSGGVPNELHLPLQSEECLVLMLEKECQQWHGADYLNRLKFGDLDFGARNEAIDWIQKVQSHFGFGPLCVYLSINYMDRFLSAYQFPERRDWSMQLLAVACLSLAAKVDETDVPRILELQIGESKFVFEAKTIQKIELLVLTTLKWRMQAITPFSFIEYFLSKINDDKSSLNNSIILQCTQLISSTIKSPDFLEFKPSEIAAAVATYVVEEFQAIDSSKSISTLIQYIEKERLLKCVEKVQEMCIFTAKDSNASSVSSVLQSPMGMFDTLRFRYKCDDNNAGVDAKRRKLNKRCGLELL, encoded by the coding sequence ATGGAACCAAGTTTTGATTGTGTTGCAAGCCTTCTTTGCACCGAAGAAGATAGCAGTGTTTTCGATGATGTTGAATATGGTGGTTCGATGGAGGATTACGAAGATTTGTGGCATCCTAGGAACGAACAACGCTCTGGTGGTGTCCCTAATGAGTTGCACTTGCCATTGCAGAGTGAAGAGTGTTTGGTTCTGATGTTGGAAAAAGAATGTCAACAATGGCATGGTGCTGATTACTTGAATAGGTTAAAGTTTGGAGATTTGGATTTTGGTGCAAGAAATGAAGCCATTGATTGGATTCAAAAGGTTCAATCACATTTCGGTTTTGGTCCGCTTTGTGTTTATCTATCCATTAATTACATGGATCGTTTCCTCTCTGCATATCAATTCCCAGAGAGAAGAGATTGGTCAATGCAATTGTTGGCTGTTGCTTGCTTATCTTTGGCAGCCAAAGTAGACGAAACCGATGTTCCTCGGATTCTTGAATTGCAGATTGGTGAATCCAAGTTTGTGTTTGAAGCAAAAACCATTCAGAAAATAGAGCTTCTGGTACTAACCACATTGAAGTGGAGAATGCAAGCAATTACTCCTTTCTCCTTCATTGAATATTTCCTTTCTAAGATTAATGATGATAAGAGTTCATTGAATAATTCTATAATTTTGCAATGTACTCAACTTATATCAAGCACCATTAAAAGTCCTGACTTCTTGGAATTCAAACCATCAGAGATTGCAGCAGCAGTGGCAACATATGTTGTAGAAGAATTTCAAGCAATTGATAGTAGCAAATCAATTTCTACTCTGATTCAATACATAGAAAAGGAGAGATTATTGAAGTGTGTTGAAAAGGTGCAAGAGATGTGTATTTTCACTGCCAAGGATTCAAATGCCTCTTCTGTCTCTAGTGTGCTTCAAAGCCCAATGGGTATGTTTGATACATTGCGCTTCCGCTACAAATGTGATGACAACAATGCTGGTGTTGATGCTAAGAGAAGGAAGCTAAACAAAAGATGTGGATTAGAGCTTCTGTAG
- the LOC11446147 gene encoding F-box/LRR-repeat protein At3g26922, producing the protein MAGTGTIKIYNVGDGKDFISNLPDEILHHILSLLPAKDAVGTSILARRWKSLWIDLSAFNFDRPTNQLFHLVHRLLKRSSRTAIRLRIAMDGSGVTVDRAKFQCFLYAAELDKVQELNISLDLKSNPFILPITFSSASLNSLCLELKCVLYIPSWGFSGLKTLMISLVTFANDNSLRRPLSECIFLRKLVLHGCDWKNIEEISVVMPTLRELSITFSRFHAHYLVNSKVKIDAENLLSFSCRGCLTFEFVLVNLTSIVNAYIDFKSGFPSNYLYTAAHEIKLLSGLHRVESLSLTIDTLECLSYTKDTLHLLPCFCNLTLLNVNLSTPYFGEEIAKIELLKILLEKASVLEKIEIFCSESLLADLEMQKYIRNQLEAVGLKNCVITFR; encoded by the exons ATGGCTGGTACTGGgacaataaaaatatacaatgtAGGCGACGGAAAAGATTTCATCAGCAATTTACCTGATGAAATTCTTCATCACATTCTTTCGTTACTCCCTGCCAAAGATGCCGTAGGAACTTCCATATTAGCAAGAAGGTGGAAGTCTTTGTGGATCGACTTATCTGCATTTAATTTTGACAGGCCAACCAATCAACTCTTTCATCTAGTTCACAGACTACTTAAGAGGTCTAGTAGGACTGCAATTAGGCTCCGTATTGCAATGGATGGTAGTGGAGTTACTGTTGATCGAGCCAAATTTCAATGTTTTCTATATGCTGCAGAGCTGGACAAAGTTCAAGAGCTCAATATTTCCCTGGATTTAAAGTCTAATCCATTTATATTACCAATTACTTTCTCAAGTGCGTCACTGAATAGTCTATGTTTAGAACTTAAATGTGTTCTATATATTCCCTCTTGGGGTTTTTCTGGCTTGAAGACATTAATGATTTCATTAGTTACCTTTGCAAATGACAACTCACTTCGACGGCCTCTCTCTGAGTGCATTTTCCTCCGAAAGTTAGTCTTGCATGGTTGTGATTGGAAGAACATAGAAGAGATCAGCGTTGTAATGCCCACCTTAAGGGAATTGAGCATAACCTTTTCCCGTTTTCATGCACATTATTTGGTCAATTCGAAAGTCAAGATTGATGCGGAGAATCTTTTATCTTTCAGTTGCAGAGGCTGTTTAACATTTGAATTTGTTCTTGTTAACCTCACCTCCATAGTTAATGCATATATTGATTTCAAGAGTGGTTTTCCATCAAACTATCTATATACGGCTGCTCATGAAATAAAACTATTGAGTGGACTTCATAGGGTAGAGTCTCTCAGCCTAACAATTGATACTCTTGAG TGTCTTTCATACACAAAAGATACTCTACATCTCCTTCCTTGCTTCTGCAATTTGACGCTGCTCAATGTGAATTTGTCAACTCCCTATTTTGGTGAAGAAATAGCTAAAATCGAGTTGCTGAAGATTTTGTTAGAAAAGGCCTCAGTTTTAGAAAAGATCGAAATATTCTGTTCAGAAAGTTTATTGGCTGATTTGGAGATGCAGAAATATATCAGGAACCAATTGGAAGCTGTAGGTCTGAAAAATTGTGTCATTACATTTAGATAA
- the LOC112421302 gene encoding uncharacterized protein: MADNTRLKELTTELRRQAEAQEKSNVENKARFDRLEAMQTASDLRFNQLSATLERFMQQAPQHNVSHGNTNSGSSSSAISATVVSSQSTFVGHTQSTVVGKQSTSSMSSQPFQVRHIKLEFPRFNGKHVLDWIFKAEQFFGYYNTPDAERLIIASVHLEQEVVPWFQMVNRSRPFQSWNDFTRALELDFGPSIYDCPRASLFKLQQNKSVNEYYMEFTALSNRVYGLSNDALIDCFVSGLKDELRRDVMLHTPISIVKAVSLAKLFEEKIAANSNPKQPLKPYTPAQPHQHRAPFNPTRNDQNQTIEKAPNLPLLPTPPTRPMSHLQKNPAIKRISPAEMQLRREKGLCYFCDDKFSFSHKCPNKQLMLLELDDDPDPPNTPSQTAVTSDTEIQEVAEHHLSLNALKGATGMGVIRFKGYIGPISVSILLDGGSSESFIQPRIVHCLNLPIEHTDKCNVLVGNGQHMKAEGVVRKLSLKVQDIDITVPAYLLPVAGSDVILGAPWLASLGPHVADYSISKLKFYMDGKFVTLQGESDNKPAVSQLNHFRRLQHMNAISELFTIQKIDPAVIEDNWEGMPVNIEPEMATLLHTYREIFQIPKGLPPNRELSHEILLKEGAQPVKVKPYRYPHSQKEQIEKMVQDMLEEGIIQPSLSPFSSPIILVKKKDGTWRCCTDYRALNAITIKDSFPMPTVDELLDELHGAQYFTKLDLRSGYHQILLKPEDRQKTAFRTHQGHYEWLVMPFGLTSAPATFQRLMNQLFQPLLRKCVLVFFDDILVYSPS, from the coding sequence ATGGCCGACAACACAAGATTGAAGGAATTGACCACCGAGTTACGTCGTCAAGCGGAAGCGCAAGAGAAATCCAACGTCGAAAACAAAGCGAGATTCGATCGATTGGAGGCGATGCAGACAGCTTCAGATCTGAGATTCAACCAACTATCTGCAACACTTGAGAGGTTTATGCAGCAAGCACCACAACACAACGTCTCCCATGGAAACACGAACTCAGGCTCAAGCTCTAGTGCGATTTCTGCAACAGTCGTAAGTTCACAATCAACATTTGTGGGTCATACTCAATCAACAGTGGTGGGAAAGCAATCGACGTCAAGTATGAGCTCTCAACCGTTTCAGGTGCGTCATATTAAGCTGGAGTTTCCAAGATTCAATGGTAAGCATGtcttagattggatttttaaaGCTGAGCAATTTTTTGGTTACTATAATACTCCAGATGCAGAGAGATTAATTATTGCTTCAGTTCATTTAGAACAAGAAGTAGTTCCTTGGTTTCAAATGGTGAATAGATCTCGTCCATTTCAGTCTTGGAATGATTTCACTAGGGCTCTTGAACTTGATTTCGGTCCTTCTATATATGATTGTCCTAGAGCATCTTTGTTCAAATTGCAACAAAACAAATCTGTTAACGAGTATTATATGGAATTTACAGCTCTCTCTAACCGTGTTTATGGTCTCAGCAATGATGCTTTAATTGATTGTTTTGTTAGTGGACTAAAAGATGAATTACGCAGAGATGTCATGCTtcacactcctatttctattgtTAAGGCTGTGTCATTAGCAAAACTGTTTGAGGAGAAAATTGCTGCTAACTCCAATCCAAAACAACCACTAAAACCATATACACCAGCCCAACCTCACCAACATCGAGCCCCCTTCAATCCAACCAGAAACGATCAAAATCAAACTATTGAAAAAGCCCCCAACCTACCCTTACTCCCTACACCACCAACGAGACCTATGAGCCACCTTCAAAAGAACCCTGCAATTAAGAGAATTTCACCTGCAGAGATGCaattgagaagagagaagggCCTATGCTATTTTTGCGATGATAAGTTTTCATTTTCTCACAAGTGTCCTAACAAACAATTGATGCTACTTGAATTAGATGATGACCCTGATCCTCCTAATACACCTAGCCAAACAGCAGTGACCAGTGACACAGAAATACAAGAAGTAGCAGAGCACCATTTATCCCTTAATGCTTTAAAGGGAGCAACAGGGATGGGAGTAATTCGATTCAAGGGATACATTGGTCCTATTAGTGTATCTATTTTACTTGATGGAGGTAGTTCAGAGAGTTTCATTCAACCTAGAATTGTTCATTGTCTCAATTTACCTATTGAACATACTGACAAATGTAATGTCCTGGTTGGTAATGGTCAACACATGAAAGCAGAAGGTGTGGTTAGAAAGCTGTCATTAAAAGTGCAGGACATAGACATCACAGTCCCTGCTTATTTGCTACCTGTAGCAGGATCTGATGTGATCCTAGGAGCTCCTTGGTTGGCTTCTTTAGGGCCTCATGTAGCTGATTATTCTATATCCAAATTGAAGTTTTATATGGATGGCAAGTTTGTGACGTTGCAAGGGGAAAGTGACAACAAACCTGCAGTGTCCCAATTGAATCATTTTAGAAGGCTACAACATATGAACGCAATTTCTGAGTTATTCACCATACAAAAAATTGATCCTGCTGTTATAGAAGATAATTGGGAAGGCATGCCAGTGAATATTGAACCAGAAATGGCCACCTTGTTGCATACTTATAGAGAGATATTTCAAATACCCAAAGGATTGCCTCCTAACAGAGAGTTGAGCCATGAGATTTTGTTGAAAGAAGGAGCACAACCAGTGAAGGTGAAGCCTTATAGATATCCGCATAGTCAAAAGGAACAAATCGAAAAAATGGTGCAGGATATGTTAGAGGAAGGAATTATTCAACCTAGTTTGAGTCCTTTTTCTTCACCAATCATTctagtaaagaagaaggatgggaCATGGAGATGTTGCACAGATTATAGAGCTTTGAACGCCATAACAATCAAGGACAGTTTTCCTATGCCCACTGTGGATGAACTACTTGATGAATTACATGGTGCACAATACTTTACAAAGCTTGATTTGCGTTCGGGATACCATCAAATTCTCCTCAAGCCTGAAGATAGACAGAAAACAGCATTCAGAACTCATCAAGGTCACTATGAGTGGCTGGTGATGCCATTTGGGCTCACAAGTGCCCCTGCTACATTTCAAAGACTCATGAATCAATTGTTTCAACCACTGTTGAGAAAATGTGTTCTGGTTTTTTTCGATGACATTTTGGTTTACAGTCCATCTTGA